A genomic window from Nocardioides sp. BP30 includes:
- a CDS encoding DivIVA domain-containing protein: MNESLAAEVENCRFTPVRLRAGYDTGEVDDFLDDLCRRLRAGEPVAAFVAGARFTPVRMREGYDMGEVDRLLERVVAGAADATSTASPTVGPTVSPTAPAPAATPQEWINPVSEVTSPLARLFRRRRD, encoded by the coding sequence GTGAACGAATCGCTCGCCGCCGAGGTCGAGAACTGCCGCTTCACGCCCGTACGGCTCCGGGCGGGCTACGACACGGGTGAGGTGGACGACTTCCTCGATGATCTGTGCAGGCGCCTGCGTGCCGGGGAACCCGTTGCCGCGTTCGTCGCGGGGGCGCGGTTCACGCCCGTCCGGATGCGCGAGGGCTACGACATGGGCGAGGTCGACCGGCTCCTGGAGCGCGTCGTCGCCGGCGCCGCCGATGCGACTTCGACGGCGAGCCCGACGGTGGGCCCGACGGTGAGCCCGACGGCTCCGGCACCTGCTGCCACGCCCCAGGAGTGGATCAACCCGGTCAGCGAGGTGACCTCGCCGCTGGCGCGGCTGTTCCGCCGCCGTCGCGACTGA
- a CDS encoding nuclear transport factor 2 family protein, whose product MTDQDPRADLVRRALAMTAGADPAELESVFTEDVTFTTPALFVAGRAELAAELALRDTIMSDLGVDIGTIGIDGDSGWAEWVVTAQFASDLSVDDGDERTTVVQAVGRPVRLEGATAVAFDGDRISALRQYWDEVALLDALGLLPGD is encoded by the coding sequence GTGACAGATCAAGATCCCCGCGCCGACCTGGTGCGACGTGCCCTGGCGATGACGGCCGGCGCGGATCCGGCCGAGCTCGAATCCGTCTTCACCGAGGACGTCACCTTCACCACCCCGGCGCTCTTCGTCGCCGGCCGTGCCGAGCTCGCCGCCGAGCTGGCGCTGCGCGACACGATCATGTCCGACCTCGGCGTGGACATCGGCACGATCGGCATCGATGGCGACAGCGGCTGGGCGGAATGGGTCGTGACGGCGCAGTTCGCCTCCGACCTCAGCGTCGACGACGGCGACGAGCGCACCACCGTCGTGCAGGCCGTCGGCCGCCCGGTGCGTCTCGAGGGCGCCACCGCCGTGGCGTTCGACGGTGACCGGATCTCGGCGCTGCGGCAGTACTGGGACGAGGTCGCGCTGCTCGACGCTCTGGGCCTGCTGCCCGGGGACTGA
- the rnhA gene encoding ribonuclease HI — MSAIGETSDIVTIHTDGGCRPNPGPGGWGAVLRFGTHVRELYGGEPGSTTNNRMELTAPIMALETLNRPCEVHVFTDSTYVRSGITSWLAGWKRNGWKTSTKQPVKNADLWQRLEEACERHQVEWFWVKGHAGVADNELADQLATRGIEEAVGGR; from the coding sequence ATGAGCGCCATCGGCGAGACGAGCGACATCGTCACCATCCACACCGACGGCGGCTGCCGGCCCAACCCCGGGCCGGGCGGCTGGGGCGCCGTGCTCCGGTTCGGGACGCACGTGCGCGAGCTGTACGGCGGCGAGCCCGGCTCGACCACCAACAACCGGATGGAGCTGACCGCGCCGATCATGGCGCTGGAGACGCTCAACCGGCCGTGCGAGGTGCACGTCTTCACCGACAGCACCTACGTGCGCAGCGGCATCACCTCGTGGCTGGCGGGTTGGAAGCGCAACGGCTGGAAGACCTCCACGAAGCAGCCGGTGAAGAACGCCGACCTGTGGCAGCGGCTGGAGGAGGCGTGCGAGCGACACCAGGTGGAGTGGTTCTGGGTGAAGGGGCATGCCGGCGTGGCCGACAACGAGCTTGCCGACCAGCTCGCCACCCGCGGCATCGAGGAAGCGGTCGGCGGCCGCTGA
- a CDS encoding uracil-DNA glycosylase: MSTPLAHPATGELFDSPVPPGTGWPGDPATAETPVARTAAQVRRLAGRSGRSGELGRPPQVGLADLEARVSVCRACPRLVAWREQVAATKRAAYADEPYWGRPIPGFGSPTPSILIVGLAPAANGANRTGRVFTGDRSGDWLFASLHRVGLATRGTSLHAADGLELPETRMVAAVRCAPPQNKPTPLERDTCAPWIEAELSLLADRVGVVVALGAIGWDATLRSYAALGWRIARPKPRFGHGVEATLSRDGREVTLLGCYHPSQQNTFTGRLTEPMLDGVLARAASLGEAHRPPGMLQT, from the coding sequence GTGAGCACACCTCTGGCCCATCCGGCCACCGGCGAGTTGTTCGACTCGCCGGTACCGCCGGGCACCGGCTGGCCGGGCGACCCCGCCACCGCCGAGACGCCGGTGGCCCGGACCGCCGCCCAGGTACGCCGCCTGGCCGGCCGCTCCGGCCGCTCGGGCGAGCTCGGCCGTCCGCCTCAGGTGGGCCTCGCCGACCTCGAAGCGCGGGTCAGCGTCTGCCGAGCCTGTCCGAGACTGGTCGCCTGGCGCGAGCAGGTGGCCGCGACCAAGCGGGCGGCGTACGCCGACGAGCCCTACTGGGGTCGGCCCATCCCCGGCTTCGGCTCCCCGACGCCGAGCATCCTCATCGTCGGCCTGGCCCCGGCTGCCAACGGCGCCAACCGCACCGGCCGGGTCTTCACCGGCGACCGCAGCGGCGACTGGCTGTTCGCCTCGCTGCACCGGGTCGGCCTGGCCACCCGCGGCACCAGCCTGCACGCGGCCGACGGCCTGGAGCTGCCCGAGACCCGGATGGTCGCCGCTGTCCGGTGCGCGCCCCCGCAGAACAAGCCCACACCGCTCGAGCGCGACACGTGCGCGCCCTGGATCGAGGCGGAGCTGAGCCTGCTGGCGGACCGCGTCGGCGTGGTGGTGGCGCTCGGTGCGATCGGGTGGGACGCGACGCTGCGCTCCTACGCCGCCCTCGGCTGGCGGATCGCCCGGCCCAAGCCGCGCTTCGGCCACGGCGTCGAAGCGACGCTGAGTCGCGACGGGCGTGAGGTCACGCTGCTGGGCTGCTACCACCCCAGCCAGCAGAACACGTTCACCGGCAGGCTCACCGAGCCGATGCTCGACGGCGTCCTCGCCCGCGCCGCTTCCCTGGGTGAGGCTCACCGGCCGCCTGGCATGCTGCAGACATGA
- a CDS encoding RDD family protein, producing MSTPARGRDAGPGQGQRQEPGLIGRVAGAVTGRMVGVVPIEAVLDNVDVNAVLDEVDVNRLLERIDLDRLMDRVDVDALLDRVDVERIVDRAGIPQIVAETTGHLAGGTLDLARARLADADRLAARITDRVTLRRRTRPAWRDPATGLPQAYAGAVSRLLAWLVDLGVVLAAYAGADAVLHLLVDAFGLSGTWLTDQGARLLAAVALGAWAAVYATICVAVAEATVGKWLVGLRVQRPDGTAVGPARALVRAAAFALSTSLGLAGLALIAFQRRSRGLHDLIAGTVVVHVGRR from the coding sequence GTGAGTACGCCGGCGCGTGGTCGTGACGCTGGGCCCGGCCAGGGCCAGCGGCAGGAGCCCGGTCTGATCGGCCGGGTCGCGGGTGCCGTCACCGGCCGGATGGTCGGCGTCGTGCCCATCGAGGCGGTGCTGGACAACGTCGACGTCAACGCGGTGCTCGACGAGGTGGACGTCAACCGGCTGCTCGAGCGCATCGACCTCGACCGGCTGATGGATCGCGTGGACGTCGACGCGCTGCTCGACCGCGTCGACGTGGAGCGGATCGTCGACCGGGCCGGCATCCCGCAGATCGTCGCCGAGACCACCGGGCACCTGGCCGGCGGCACGCTCGACCTCGCCCGGGCCCGGCTCGCCGACGCCGACCGCCTGGCCGCACGGATCACCGACCGGGTGACGCTGCGGCGCCGTACCCGTCCGGCCTGGCGCGACCCCGCCACCGGGCTGCCCCAGGCCTACGCCGGCGCTGTCAGCCGGCTGCTCGCCTGGCTGGTCGACCTCGGTGTGGTCCTGGCGGCGTACGCCGGAGCCGACGCGGTGCTGCACCTGCTCGTCGACGCCTTCGGGCTCTCGGGCACCTGGCTGACCGACCAGGGCGCGCGGCTGTTGGCGGCTGTAGCGCTCGGCGCCTGGGCGGCTGTCTACGCCACGATCTGTGTCGCGGTGGCCGAGGCCACTGTCGGCAAGTGGCTGGTCGGCTTGCGGGTGCAGCGGCCCGACGGGACGGCTGTCGGTCCCGCCCGGGCCCTGGTGCGGGCGGCGGCGTTCGCGCTCTCGACCTCCCTCGGTCTGGCCGGTCTCGCGCTGATCGCCTTCCAGCGGCGTTCGCGCGGTCTGCACGACCTGATCGCCGGGACGGTGGTCGTCCACGTCGGCCGCAGGTGA
- a CDS encoding SHOCT domain-containing protein: MGLLFRPRRPLLRLAAGATTAGVAYHVGRQRAEQNAYNDQAAAAYAATQPPPAASTPTAVDPTLERLQKLTELHAAGELTDTEFSAAKAKLLGL; encoded by the coding sequence ATGGGACTGCTCTTCCGACCGCGGAGGCCCTTGCTACGGCTCGCCGCCGGAGCGACCACCGCCGGCGTCGCCTACCACGTGGGTCGCCAGCGCGCGGAGCAGAACGCGTACAACGACCAGGCCGCGGCGGCGTACGCCGCGACCCAGCCACCGCCGGCGGCCTCGACCCCGACCGCCGTCGATCCGACGCTCGAACGCCTGCAGAAGCTCACCGAGTTGCACGCCGCCGGGGAGCTGACCGACACCGAGTTCTCGGCCGCCAAGGCCAAGCTGCTCGGGCTCTAG
- a CDS encoding L,D-transpeptidase, which translates to MRELRRLGVAGTIVASVLVLALSACSSSGTDARQVPGTSASAGSTSAPSSTSGSTAPSATASAKPKKHYPTGPPMQLQSIAPLSGATVGVAMPISIVFTDPVATSARAKIEKHLTLTSSTPVTGAWHWFSDRRVDFRPQSYWTPGTTVKMVADLDHVGDGNGRYGTRTYTRDFTIGDDVRTHVYVKQHKTVVTRDGRVLRTMPSDAGSPDWPSWDGTMAVVNKSRTIRMTSCSVGIACKKNNPDYYDLTLPWDVRITWSGTFLHYSTGDPNPGHSYGSHGCVHLSMADAKWYYNLSKEGDPVTVTGSPRGKADGDNGYADFNLTWSQWLAGSAAGQVTTQAA; encoded by the coding sequence GTGAGGGAACTTCGCAGGCTGGGCGTGGCGGGCACCATCGTGGCGTCGGTGCTCGTCCTCGCGCTCTCCGCCTGCTCGAGCTCGGGAACCGACGCCCGTCAGGTGCCGGGCACCTCCGCGAGCGCCGGCTCGACGTCCGCGCCGTCCTCGACGTCGGGCTCGACCGCCCCCTCCGCGACGGCGTCGGCGAAGCCGAAGAAGCACTACCCGACGGGTCCCCCGATGCAGCTGCAGAGCATCGCCCCGCTCAGCGGCGCCACCGTCGGCGTCGCCATGCCGATCTCGATCGTCTTCACCGATCCGGTCGCCACCTCGGCGCGGGCGAAGATCGAGAAGCACCTCACGCTGACCAGCTCCACACCGGTCACCGGCGCATGGCACTGGTTCAGCGACCGGCGCGTCGACTTCCGTCCGCAGAGCTACTGGACCCCGGGCACCACGGTGAAGATGGTCGCCGACCTCGACCACGTCGGTGACGGCAACGGCCGCTACGGCACCCGCACCTACACCCGCGACTTCACCATCGGCGACGACGTCCGCACCCACGTCTACGTCAAGCAGCACAAGACCGTCGTCACCCGCGACGGCAGGGTGCTGCGCACGATGCCCAGCGACGCCGGCAGCCCCGACTGGCCGTCCTGGGACGGCACCATGGCCGTGGTGAACAAGTCGCGCACGATCCGGATGACCTCCTGCAGCGTGGGCATCGCCTGCAAGAAGAACAACCCGGACTACTACGACCTCACGCTGCCCTGGGACGTCCGGATCACCTGGTCGGGAACCTTCCTGCACTACTCCACCGGCGATCCCAACCCCGGCCACAGCTACGGCTCCCACGGCTGCGTCCACCTCTCGATGGCCGACGCGAAGTGGTACTACAACCTCTCCAAGGAGGGCGACCCGGTCACCGTCACCGGCTCGCCCCGGGGCAAGGCCGACGGCGACAACGGGTACGCCGACTTCAACCTGACCTGGAGCCAGTGGCTCGCCGGGAGTGCCGCGGGGCAGGTCACCACCCAAGCCGCCTGA
- a CDS encoding GNAT family N-acetyltransferase, which yields MTLLRAARPEEAALISDLALRSKAHWGYDAAFLEACRAELTWTAEQCGSGDVVLAERDGRVVGFYALGVGATPDRGELDACFVEPAVIGSGVGGVLLRGALIEARRRGWRRLALDADPGAEGFYLRHGARRVGEAPSGSLPGRLLPRLEFVLSGSADG from the coding sequence ATGACGCTGCTGCGAGCCGCCCGGCCTGAGGAGGCGGCGTTGATCTCCGACCTGGCGCTGCGCTCCAAGGCCCACTGGGGGTACGACGCCGCGTTCCTCGAGGCCTGCCGTGCCGAGCTGACCTGGACGGCCGAGCAGTGCGGGAGCGGCGACGTGGTGCTCGCCGAGCGGGACGGACGGGTGGTCGGCTTCTACGCACTGGGCGTCGGCGCGACCCCGGACCGGGGCGAGCTGGACGCGTGCTTCGTCGAGCCGGCGGTGATCGGGAGCGGCGTCGGCGGCGTACTCCTGCGGGGTGCGCTCATCGAGGCGCGGCGCCGGGGCTGGCGTCGGCTCGCGCTCGACGCGGACCCGGGCGCGGAGGGCTTCTACCTGCGCCACGGAGCCCGCCGGGTGGGTGAGGCGCCGAGCGGTTCGCTCCCAGGACGGCTGCTGCCGCGCCTGGAGTTCGTGCTCAGTGGCTCCGCGGACGGGTGA
- a CDS encoding polysaccharide deacetylase family protein gives MGIEPERPGRLLRRTVLLGLAGTVVGWGALGVEAATSPGHRHRAQGGTRPASAALTRALVPAAAVPTPNVPPVLGTHAPRWAKHWHTPIYDLDDFLHRSRHIHFPHRSVLLTVDDGPSPLWTPRYLRLFAQHHVTATFNLIGEQVRPNRRIVRAMVAEGHAIANHTWTHDERLPFRSRRDIHREIVRTNEAIHDATGHRPTQFRAPGGVWGPKLFAELNRQEMLPVDWNIDPRDWARPGTPAIERAMLAARPGDIILCHDGGGDRSETFRALQKVIPALKHRGFSFVALP, from the coding sequence GTGGGGATCGAACCGGAGCGGCCGGGGCGGCTGCTGCGCCGTACCGTGCTCCTGGGGCTTGCCGGTACGGTCGTCGGCTGGGGCGCGCTGGGTGTCGAGGCGGCGACCTCACCCGGCCATCGGCACCGCGCGCAGGGCGGGACGCGGCCGGCCAGCGCAGCGCTGACCCGGGCGCTCGTCCCTGCGGCGGCGGTGCCGACGCCGAACGTGCCACCGGTGCTCGGCACCCATGCGCCGCGGTGGGCCAAGCACTGGCACACGCCGATCTACGACCTCGACGACTTCCTGCACCGCAGCCGGCACATCCACTTCCCCCACCGCTCGGTGCTGCTGACCGTCGACGACGGCCCGAGCCCGCTGTGGACGCCGCGCTATCTGCGCCTGTTCGCCCAGCACCACGTCACCGCCACGTTCAACCTGATCGGCGAGCAGGTCCGGCCCAACCGGAGGATCGTGCGCGCGATGGTCGCCGAGGGGCATGCGATCGCCAACCACACCTGGACCCACGACGAACGGCTCCCGTTCCGCAGCCGGCGTGACATCCATCGCGAGATCGTGCGCACCAACGAGGCGATCCACGATGCGACCGGCCACCGGCCCACCCAGTTCCGGGCGCCGGGCGGCGTCTGGGGGCCGAAGCTCTTCGCCGAGCTGAACCGGCAGGAGATGCTGCCGGTCGACTGGAACATCGATCCGCGCGACTGGGCCCGCCCCGGCACGCCGGCCATCGAGCGGGCGATGCTGGCCGCGCGCCCCGGCGACATCATCCTGTGCCACGACGGCGGCGGCGACCGGTCGGAGACCTTCCGCGCGCTGCAGAAGGTGATCCCCGCGCTCAAGCACCGCGGTTTCAGCTTCGTCGCGCTCCCCTGA
- a CDS encoding M48 family metallopeptidase, translating into MAVPSRSRVVLTDISSRTWEHPTDRGALVALRKLKGFDTVIRTMNGLVSERATRLVLLGSAVRVDERQFPVAHRLLAEVGQVLDARELPELYVVNDPTTNAVTIGMDKPVIVLNSGLVDLLDEEELRFVLGHELGHALSGHAVYRTLLMRLLHFSGLFSALPLGGLGLRVIVAALMEWSRTSELSADRAGLLATQDPAVALRVHMKLAGGGHLADLDAASFLAQGAEYRASGDLRDSFLRLTLVEQASHPFAVVRAAEARRWVDGGEYTAILGGAYPRREEDAGAPVSEAARQAAAHYAESFARAQDALAGALRDLGGLVGVAKGWFDERFGRH; encoded by the coding sequence ATGGCCGTCCCGTCCCGCTCCCGCGTCGTCCTCACCGACATCAGCTCCCGGACCTGGGAGCACCCCACCGACAGGGGTGCGCTGGTCGCGCTGCGCAAGCTGAAGGGCTTCGACACCGTCATCCGGACGATGAACGGGCTGGTCAGCGAGCGCGCCACCCGGCTGGTGCTGCTCGGCAGCGCGGTGCGGGTCGACGAGCGCCAGTTCCCGGTGGCACACCGGCTGCTCGCCGAGGTCGGGCAGGTGCTCGACGCGCGCGAGCTGCCCGAGCTGTACGTCGTCAACGACCCGACGACCAACGCGGTGACGATCGGGATGGACAAGCCGGTCATCGTGCTCAACTCCGGCCTGGTCGACCTGCTCGACGAGGAGGAGCTGCGCTTCGTGCTCGGGCACGAGCTGGGTCACGCCCTGTCCGGTCATGCGGTCTATCGCACGCTCCTGATGCGGCTGCTGCACTTCAGCGGGCTGTTCAGCGCGCTCCCCCTGGGCGGCCTGGGACTGCGCGTGATCGTGGCGGCCCTGATGGAGTGGTCGCGCACCTCCGAGCTCTCCGCCGACCGGGCCGGGCTGCTCGCCACCCAGGACCCGGCGGTGGCGCTGCGGGTTCACATGAAGCTCGCGGGCGGCGGCCACCTCGCGGACCTGGACGCCGCGTCCTTCCTGGCGCAGGGCGCGGAGTACCGCGCGTCGGGCGATCTGCGCGACTCGTTCCTGCGGCTGACGCTGGTCGAGCAGGCCAGCCACCCGTTCGCGGTGGTGCGGGCCGCCGAGGCGCGGCGCTGGGTCGACGGGGGCGAGTACACAGCGATCCTGGGTGGGGCCTACCCGCGTCGTGAGGAGGATGCGGGCGCGCCGGTGAGCGAGGCAGCGCGCCAGGCGGCCGCGCATTACGCGGAGAGCTTCGCCCGCGCCCAGGACGCGCTGGCGGGGGCGCTGCGCGACCTCGGCGGGCTGGTCGGGGTGGCCAAGGGCTGGTTCGACGAGCGCTTCGGCCGGCACTGA
- a CDS encoding HpcH/HpaI aldolase/citrate lyase family protein, whose amino-acid sequence MNKHRKIGPEDARSWLLVNGSRVELFDAAYESPADQIVLDIEDAVDPAAKDEARRGVIEWLSHGERQAWVRINDHTTPYWSDDVSQLAGVPGLLGVMLAKTESAADVTETFDRLGGSVPVLALIESALGIEEAVSIARARGVVRLAFGSGDYRRDTGTSADDLAMAYPRSRLVVASRIGGLPGPVDGPTVSSSHPVLREQAGVTVSLGLTGKLCLDKEQLPVINEVISPAPSDVTWARDFLADFDARGQVIRDGSDLPRLGRARKIQRLAEVFGVSPQS is encoded by the coding sequence GTGAACAAGCACAGGAAGATCGGACCCGAGGACGCCCGCTCGTGGCTGCTGGTCAACGGCAGCCGCGTGGAGCTGTTCGACGCGGCCTATGAGTCGCCCGCTGACCAGATCGTGCTCGACATCGAGGACGCCGTCGACCCCGCCGCCAAGGACGAGGCCCGGCGCGGTGTGATCGAGTGGCTCTCGCACGGGGAGCGACAGGCCTGGGTCCGGATCAACGACCACACGACGCCGTACTGGTCCGACGACGTGAGCCAGCTCGCCGGCGTTCCCGGCCTGCTCGGCGTGATGCTGGCCAAGACCGAGTCGGCCGCCGACGTAACCGAGACGTTCGACCGGCTCGGTGGCTCCGTGCCGGTCCTCGCGCTGATCGAGTCGGCGCTCGGCATCGAGGAGGCGGTCTCGATCGCCCGTGCCCGTGGCGTGGTGCGACTCGCGTTCGGCAGCGGCGACTACCGCCGCGACACCGGCACCAGCGCGGACGACCTGGCGATGGCCTATCCGCGCTCGCGCCTCGTGGTGGCCTCGAGGATCGGCGGCCTGCCCGGCCCGGTCGACGGCCCCACCGTCAGCAGCAGCCATCCGGTGCTGCGCGAGCAGGCAGGCGTCACCGTCTCCCTCGGCCTCACCGGCAAGCTCTGCCTGGACAAGGAGCAGCTCCCGGTGATCAACGAGGTCATCAGCCCGGCGCCGTCCGACGTCACCTGGGCGCGCGACTTCCTCGCCGACTTCGACGCCCGGGGTCAGGTCATCCGCGACGGCAGCGACCTGCCGCGGCTCGGTCGCGCCCGCAAGATCCAGCGGCTCGCCGAGGTCTTCGGGGTCAGCCCGCAGTCCTAG
- a CDS encoding purple acid phosphatase family protein: MTSSPRGSDVSRRSLLAALGATSALAATGGLASTASASPVAAGARDGAARPGSSTGSVAGPATGPTTGAAGGPVPPVAGLHVGFGADASREVSVTWHTVARTTHPKVLIAKNGGTFEKAVTADVASYTDGKSGTVVYAHHARLTGLRPGTDYMYLAVHDGAKPEFGTFRTAPRGRVAFRFTSFGDQGTPTVGKQSGTTWVNDNLGSPAAGDTTAGVESLEPLLHLFNGDLCYANLATDRVRSWSDFWNNNSRSARHRAWMPAPGNHENELGNGSIGYSAFQTYFDTPRQPGQTDTTAGLWYAITVGAVRFVFLANDDVALQDGGDIRVLGYSKGAQKAWLERTLREARADRDIDWIVVCMHQVAISTANNFNGADLGIRQEWLPLFDAYGVDLVVCGHEHHYERSKAIRGRTDNQTLTPIPTVDKLDVVDTTQGTVHMIIGGGGTSAPSNQLLFDPPQCRVIVSVSDRPSAAPGTVTHGTPTYVTEDAVWSGTRDAAHSYGFASFDVDPGRPGGHTTIAVTYYEVGGPYGTLTPFETFTLTRPRSH; this comes from the coding sequence GGCGCCACCAGCGCCCTCGCCGCCACCGGCGGCCTCGCCTCCACCGCCTCCGCCTCCCCTGTCGCTGCCGGCGCCCGCGACGGCGCCGCCCGTCCCGGCTCTTCGACCGGCTCCGTGGCGGGCCCGGCGACCGGCCCCACCACCGGGGCCGCCGGTGGGCCGGTCCCACCGGTCGCCGGCCTGCACGTGGGCTTCGGTGCCGACGCGTCGCGCGAGGTCTCGGTGACGTGGCACACCGTCGCGCGCACCACCCACCCGAAGGTGCTGATCGCCAAGAACGGCGGCACGTTCGAGAAGGCCGTCACAGCCGACGTGGCCAGCTACACCGACGGCAAGTCCGGAACCGTCGTCTACGCCCACCACGCCCGGCTCACCGGCCTGCGGCCCGGCACCGACTACATGTACCTGGCGGTGCACGACGGCGCCAAGCCCGAGTTCGGCACCTTCCGCACCGCGCCGCGCGGCCGGGTCGCGTTCCGGTTCACCAGCTTCGGCGACCAGGGCACTCCGACCGTGGGCAAGCAGTCGGGCACCACCTGGGTCAACGACAACCTGGGCTCACCGGCCGCCGGCGACACCACCGCGGGCGTGGAGAGCCTCGAGCCGCTGCTGCACCTGTTCAACGGGGACCTCTGCTACGCCAACCTCGCCACCGACCGGGTGCGCAGCTGGTCGGACTTCTGGAACAACAACAGCCGCTCCGCGCGTCACCGCGCCTGGATGCCGGCACCCGGCAACCACGAGAACGAGCTGGGCAACGGCTCGATCGGCTACAGCGCGTTCCAGACCTACTTCGACACCCCGCGGCAGCCAGGCCAGACCGACACCACCGCCGGACTCTGGTACGCCATCACGGTCGGCGCGGTCCGCTTCGTGTTCCTGGCCAACGACGACGTGGCGCTGCAGGACGGTGGCGACATCCGGGTCCTCGGCTACTCCAAGGGCGCACAGAAGGCCTGGCTGGAGCGCACGCTGCGCGAGGCACGCGCGGATCGCGACATCGACTGGATCGTCGTCTGCATGCACCAGGTGGCGATCTCCACCGCGAACAACTTCAACGGCGCCGACCTGGGCATCCGGCAGGAATGGCTGCCGCTGTTCGACGCCTACGGCGTGGACCTGGTCGTCTGCGGACACGAGCACCACTACGAGCGCTCCAAGGCGATCCGTGGCCGGACCGACAACCAGACGCTGACCCCGATCCCGACGGTGGACAAGCTCGACGTGGTCGACACCACCCAGGGCACGGTGCACATGATCATCGGCGGTGGCGGGACCTCGGCGCCCTCCAACCAGCTGCTCTTCGACCCGCCGCAGTGCCGGGTGATCGTCTCGGTCTCCGACCGCCCGAGTGCCGCGCCCGGCACCGTCACGCACGGCACGCCGACGTACGTCACCGAGGACGCCGTCTGGTCGGGGACCCGCGATGCCGCGCACTCCTACGGCTTCGCCTCCTTCGACGTCGACCCGGGCCGGCCGGGCGGACACACGACGATCGCGGTGACCTACTACGAGGTCGGCGGCCCCTACGGGACGCTGACGCCGTTCGAGACCTTCACCCTCACCCGTCCGCGGAGCCACTGA
- a CDS encoding TOPRIM nucleotidyl transferase/hydrolase domain-containing protein has product MARPITILVEGDSDKAAVETLAPRYGVDLTDESIEVVSMGGAGNAGRFIAEKASAGRRVGGLYDEAEERFFARALNRQEGEDLGRQGFFACRRDLEEELVRALGVAAVTELLEGRGDLAGFRSFQNQDAHRADEAADQLRRFIGANGARKRTYAAAMADAVPLEAIPEPLEGLLSWIWSA; this is encoded by the coding sequence ATGGCACGACCCATCACCATCCTCGTCGAGGGCGACTCCGACAAGGCCGCCGTCGAGACCCTCGCCCCGCGCTACGGCGTCGACCTGACCGACGAGAGCATCGAGGTCGTGAGCATGGGCGGCGCCGGCAACGCCGGTCGGTTCATCGCGGAGAAGGCGTCGGCGGGGCGCCGCGTCGGCGGGCTCTACGACGAGGCCGAGGAGCGCTTCTTCGCCCGTGCCCTCAACCGTCAGGAGGGCGAGGACCTAGGCCGGCAGGGCTTCTTCGCCTGCCGGCGCGATCTGGAGGAGGAGCTCGTCCGGGCGCTCGGCGTCGCAGCCGTGACCGAGCTGCTGGAGGGCAGGGGTGACCTCGCGGGCTTCCGCTCCTTCCAGAACCAGGACGCGCACCGGGCCGACGAGGCGGCGGACCAGCTGCGACGCTTCATCGGCGCCAACGGCGCTCGCAAGCGGACCTACGCCGCCGCGATGGCCGACGCCGTGCCGCTCGAGGCGATCCCCGAGCCGCTGGAGGGTCTGCTGAGCTGGATCTGGAGCGCATGA